DNA from Gemmatimonadaceae bacterium:
CTGACGCCGCCGACAGCAGCCGCCCGATGGTCATCACGGACGCGCTGTGGCGGTCGGCGTTCAACGGCGACCCGCGCGTGATCGGGCGGACAGTGGGCGCGCCGGGAGGTGAAGCGCGCGTGATCGGCGTGTTGCCGGCCAACTTCCGCATCGGGGGCAGCGAACTCGGGCCGATGGCGGCCGGCAAGCCGACCCAGTTCTTCCTTCCCTTCGAGTTCGGGCCCGACATCGGCGGTGACCTGACATCCGTCTGGTCGAACTTCAACTTCACGGTGATCGGGCGCATGAAGTCCGGGGTAACCGCCGGACAAGCGCTGGCGCAGCTCAACGCGATTCAGGCCCGCCTGGCGGCCGACGCGCCGGACAAGGCGCCGAATATGACCCTGCAGGCGACGATTACGCCGGTGCTCGATTACGCCACGCACGGCTCGCGACAGGAGTTGTGGCTGCTGCTGGGCGCGGTGGGCGCGGTGTTGCTGATCATCAGCGTCAACCTGGGCGGACTCTGGGTGAGCCGGGTGGTCGACCGGCGGCGCGATTGGGCGATCCGTATCGCGCTCGGCGCCCAACCCGGACGGCTGGCGCGCCAGGTGTTGGGCGAGGGACTCACCCTCGGACTCATCGGGGGCGCGCTCGGGATGGCGTGCGCCGCGGCCGGCTTGCAGGGGCTGCTGGCACTGGCCCCAGACGACATTCCCCGCCTCGACCAGGTACACGCGGATTGGCGGGTGTTGGCGGTGGGCCTCCTGCTCTCGGCGGGCGCCGGAATGCTGACCGGACTCGTTCCGGCACTGCGGGTGGGGCGCGGCGATCCGCAGGACACGCTCAAGGCCGGGAGCGCGGCGACCACGGCCGGGCCGGCGGGCGTGCGCTCGCGGCAGGGATTGATCGCGCTGCAGGCGGCACTTTCTACTTTGCTAATAGCCGCGGCCGGACTCCTGGGCGTCAGCCTGTACAGGTTGATGACCAGGCCCGCGGGATTCTCCACCGAACAGGCGGTCGAAGCCCGGGTGGTGGTCAGCAGCTATGGCGACGCGGGACGCGACCGGATTCTGCAGCAGATCACGACGGCCGTGGGGGCGATCCCGGGCGTGCGGGCCGCGGGACTCACGTCGCACCTGCCGCTGCAGGGCGAGACGTGGATCGACGGGGCGGGCGCGCCGGGAAAGGCGTATCCGACGGCGCAGCAGCCGAGCGTGAACGTGCGCTTCGTCGGCGGGGATTACTTCTCGACGATGCGCATTCCGCTGATTGCGGGGCGCAATTTCCGCGAGAGCGATCGGCCCTCCGGATGGCCGCCGAAGAGCCGGGCCGACGAGGAGAAGATGCACGAGGGTGTGATCATTTCGGAGGCCACCGCGCGGCTGATCTGGCCGGGACGCGACCCGCGCTCCCTCGTGGGGCAGCCGATCGCGTTCAACGGGCTGACGCCGACAATCGTGGGCGTGGCTGCCGATGCACTCGACGGGACATTGACGTCGGCCGCCCCGGCGGTAGTCTATCAGCCGTATTGGAACTGGGACCCCGGGGCCTTTTCGTTGGTGCTGCGCGCCGCGCTGCCGTTGAGCGCGATCGCAACGCCCCTGCGCCAAGCAGTCTGGAAACTAGCGCCGAACGCGGCGATTCCGGAGATCGAGCCGCTGGGATCGCTGCGGGCCGCCGCGACGGCGCCGCAGCGCTATCAGTTCACGCTATTGATGACGTTCGCGGGCCTGGCCCTGCTCCTGGCGGCGATCGGGGTGTACGCGCTCGTGGCACACAGCGTGGCGCAGCGCAAGAAGGAACTGGCGATCCGGCTCGCGTTGGGCGCGCCGGCTGGCGCCATTCGCGGGCTCATTGCCGGACAGGCCCTGGCGCCCGTAGGGCTGGGAGCGCTGGCGGGGTTGGCCGCGGCGTTGGCCGGCGGGCGCCTGCTGCGGAGTCTGCTCTACGGGGTCGGCGCACACGACCCGGTATCGCTCGGCGCGGCCGCGGGCGTGGTGCTGCTCGCCGCCGCGCTGGCCTGTCTGCTGCCGGCGTGGCGGGCGACGCGGGTCGACCCCGTGCTGGCGATGCGCGCGGACTAGCTTCTCGGCCCCGCCGGTCGGCGGAGAGCTGCGCCGGTTCGCCATCTACTGCGCCACCCCGAGTTTCGCCATCGCCGCGCGCAGCTTGGCCTCGCCCGCCTGCGCCTCCTGCGCCATGACGTGGTAGACGGCCGCTTCGGCGGCGTTCGGCGCGGCATACGCCATGTCGATTTGCCCGGCGAGAAGCCCGAGGTGGGTGCGCAGCTTCGGCTCGAAGACGAGGTCGCCCTCGCTGGAAGTGATTTTCAGTTGGACGAGCGAATCAATCGCGCCGGTAAGCGGGGTGAGCGCCGTCGAATCGCGGCCGGCCCTGGCCAGGCTGTCGCGCACGGTGATCGCCCGGTTGAGCGCGGTGTCGAGCGAGTCGAGCGTCGCGTGAATCTGCAGCTGGAGCGCCAGACGCTGCGCGAGCGCGTCGGGCCCCACGTGAATCCGCGGATCGAGCGACACCTCGAACGGCGCCGTCAGCTTCTCGCCGCCGTAGGCGAGCACGACCCGATAGCTG
Protein-coding regions in this window:
- a CDS encoding ADOP family duplicated permease; amino-acid sequence: MRKMRRMAPFHMVVVVMLAVGVGATTAIFSVVNGVLLRPLPLPNPQQLVLVGERAPQIPQLSEKYQLLNTPSAFLAWREQASEFEAMAALQSTSVTLVGQGVPQVLDGVRVTPNFFDVLETKPELGRFFAPADAADSSRPMVITDALWRSAFNGDPRVIGRTVGAPGGEARVIGVLPANFRIGGSELGPMAAGKPTQFFLPFEFGPDIGGDLTSVWSNFNFTVIGRMKSGVTAGQALAQLNAIQARLAADAPDKAPNMTLQATITPVLDYATHGSRQELWLLLGAVGAVLLIISVNLGGLWVSRVVDRRRDWAIRIALGAQPGRLARQVLGEGLTLGLIGGALGMACAAAGLQGLLALAPDDIPRLDQVHADWRVLAVGLLLSAGAGMLTGLVPALRVGRGDPQDTLKAGSAATTAGPAGVRSRQGLIALQAALSTLLIAAAGLLGVSLYRLMTRPAGFSTEQAVEARVVVSSYGDAGRDRILQQITTAVGAIPGVRAAGLTSHLPLQGETWIDGAGAPGKAYPTAQQPSVNVRFVGGDYFSTMRIPLIAGRNFRESDRPSGWPPKSRADEEKMHEGVIISEATARLIWPGRDPRSLVGQPIAFNGLTPTIVGVAADALDGTLTSAAPAVVYQPYWNWDPGAFSLVLRAALPLSAIATPLRQAVWKLAPNAAIPEIEPLGSLRAAATAPQRYQFTLLMTFAGLALLLAAIGVYALVAHSVAQRKKELAIRLALGAPAGAIRGLIAGQALAPVGLGALAGLAAALAGGRLLRSLLYGVGAHDPVSLGAAAGVVLLAAALACLLPAWRATRVDPVLAMRAD